From one Magnetofaba australis IT-1 genomic stretch:
- the dnaB gene encoding replicative DNA helicase has translation MSEAPAQLNTFDGAANDPDAPPRRPAWSREAEQSVLGAIMLDNGVMDQIADLLTPDDFYMGAHKVIFASMLESFERGEVVDVVLLKDRLEKSGELEGVGGPAYLAEILNTVPTAANAKSYARLVHDKSILRALSAEAVSIVEQVQAGDRRVEDVLDEAEQRIFQVSEGSSTRRASYHGVKDVLPAVFEKVEALMDDSRSVTGVSTGFLDLDKKLAGLQPSDLLILAGRPAMGKTALAMNIAANAALDHEEPVAVFSLEMSKEQLVMRLLASESRIDAQRLRTGHMQGDDYQKLTEAADRLAKAPIYIDDTPAVSITAMRAKCRRLKRERGIKLIVVDYLQLMRGATNVDNRVLEISQISQGLKAIAKELNVPVISLSQLSRTVESRTDKRPILSDLRESGSIEQDADVVMFVFREEYYKQDNPDLKGRAELIVAKQRNGPTGTVMLTFLNEHTRFENFASEAMGGAWSGP, from the coding sequence ATGAGCGAAGCACCCGCCCAGCTGAACACTTTCGACGGCGCCGCCAACGACCCCGACGCGCCGCCGCGCCGTCCGGCGTGGTCGCGGGAGGCCGAGCAGTCGGTGCTGGGGGCGATCATGCTGGACAACGGCGTGATGGACCAGATCGCCGACCTGCTCACGCCGGATGACTTTTACATGGGGGCGCATAAGGTGATCTTCGCCTCCATGCTGGAGTCGTTCGAGCGCGGCGAAGTGGTGGATGTGGTGCTGCTCAAGGATCGTTTGGAGAAGAGCGGCGAGCTGGAGGGGGTGGGCGGTCCCGCCTATCTGGCGGAGATCCTCAACACCGTGCCCACCGCCGCCAACGCCAAATCCTATGCGCGTTTGGTGCACGACAAATCGATTCTGCGCGCGCTGTCGGCGGAGGCGGTGAGCATTGTTGAGCAGGTGCAGGCGGGCGACCGCCGCGTGGAGGATGTGCTCGACGAGGCCGAACAGCGCATCTTCCAGGTCTCCGAGGGCTCCAGCACCCGCCGCGCCAGTTATCATGGCGTCAAGGATGTGCTGCCGGCGGTGTTCGAGAAGGTCGAAGCGTTGATGGACGATTCGCGCTCGGTCACCGGCGTGTCCACCGGCTTCCTCGATCTGGATAAGAAGCTGGCCGGATTGCAGCCGTCGGACCTGCTGATTCTGGCCGGACGTCCGGCCATGGGCAAGACCGCGCTGGCCATGAACATCGCCGCCAACGCCGCGCTGGATCATGAGGAGCCGGTGGCGGTGTTCTCCCTGGAGATGTCCAAGGAACAGTTGGTGATGCGTCTGCTGGCCTCGGAGTCGCGCATCGACGCCCAGCGCCTGCGCACCGGCCACATGCAGGGGGATGACTACCAGAAGCTCACCGAGGCCGCCGACCGTCTGGCCAAGGCCCCCATCTACATCGACGATACGCCCGCAGTGAGCATCACGGCGATGCGCGCCAAGTGTCGGCGTCTCAAGCGCGAGCGCGGCATCAAGCTGATTGTGGTGGACTATCTGCAGCTCATGCGCGGCGCCACCAATGTGGATAACCGGGTGTTGGAGATTTCGCAGATCAGTCAGGGTTTGAAGGCCATCGCCAAAGAGCTGAATGTGCCGGTGATCTCCCTGTCGCAGCTGTCGCGGACGGTGGAGAGTCGCACCGACAAGCGCCCCATCCTCTCGGACCTGCGTGAATCAGGCTCCATCGAACAGGACGCCGACGTGGTGATGTTCGTGTTCCGCGAGGAGTACTACAAGCAGGACAACCCGGATCTGAAAGGGCGCGCCGAGTTGATTGTGGCCAAACAGCGGAATGGTCCCACCGGCACGGTGATGCTCACCTTCCTCAATGAACACACCCGCTTTGAGAACTTCGCCAGCGAAGCCATGGGCGGGGCGTGGTCGGGGCCGTAA
- a CDS encoding LysR family transcriptional regulator, translated as MNWDDLRIALAVAQAGSYARAAQRLRLDETTVARRIKRLERALGYALFDAVDAKRRPTPRGQEMLAQAAIMARCAQAVESVEADGLAITGRVRLSATPTIAEQVLAPALDALLTTHPGLILTLESANANADFARWETDFAIRLGRPQRGNFTMRKLGEAGFCLIRPQRAPRPGDYLCAYPPELAQTPEMQALQGMSELPPARLQTADLNVIDRALGGGRASAILPQAFARKWETDPNMTVEALAIRREAWLLAQPHLRDEPRGRVVSQWIVESFHQSDFLTSDNIVEKSEN; from the coding sequence ATGAACTGGGATGATTTGCGAATCGCACTGGCGGTGGCGCAGGCGGGCTCGTACGCCCGCGCCGCCCAGCGTTTGCGCCTGGATGAGACCACCGTGGCGCGGCGCATCAAGCGGCTGGAGCGCGCGCTGGGCTATGCGCTGTTCGACGCCGTAGACGCCAAACGGCGTCCCACGCCGCGCGGGCAGGAGATGCTGGCCCAGGCGGCGATCATGGCGCGCTGCGCCCAGGCGGTGGAGAGCGTGGAGGCGGATGGACTGGCCATCACAGGCCGCGTGCGACTGTCGGCCACGCCGACCATCGCCGAACAGGTGCTGGCGCCCGCGTTGGATGCGCTATTGACCACCCATCCCGGCCTGATCCTGACCCTGGAGAGCGCCAACGCCAACGCCGATTTTGCGCGCTGGGAGACCGATTTCGCCATCCGATTGGGACGCCCGCAACGGGGCAATTTCACCATGCGCAAACTGGGCGAGGCGGGTTTCTGCCTGATTCGCCCTCAGCGCGCGCCGCGCCCGGGCGACTACCTGTGCGCCTATCCGCCGGAGCTGGCGCAAACGCCGGAGATGCAGGCGTTACAGGGGATGTCGGAACTCCCTCCCGCGCGACTACAAACCGCCGATTTGAATGTGATTGATCGCGCCCTGGGCGGCGGACGCGCCAGCGCGATTCTGCCGCAGGCGTTTGCGCGCAAATGGGAAACTGACCCGAACATGACGGTGGAAGCGTTAGCGATTCGGCGTGAGGCGTGGCTGCTGGCGCAGCCGCATCTGCGCGATGAGCCGCGCGGGCGGGTGGTGAGTCAGTGGATTGTTGAGAGTTTCCATCAGTCGGATTTTCTGACGTCCGATAATATTGTTGAGAAATCTGAAAATTGA
- a CDS encoding cysteine hydrolase family protein: protein MSEPKTLFELTGGTPPPADFANASLVLIDFQNDYFAGPLTLPDGAAALACAEGMLAAARAAGAPIFHIAHSIEGGALFDRSAHGGQIVDALAPRVGETVIEKPLPNSFAGTQLGAALKATGRDQIIVAGLMTHMCVSATTRAALDHGFLTTIEANACATRDLPDGEGGVVSAQALHSAELAALSDRFAIVVRNHDWTI from the coding sequence ATGAGCGAACCGAAAACGCTGTTTGAACTGACTGGCGGAACCCCGCCGCCCGCCGACTTCGCCAACGCCAGTCTGGTGTTGATCGACTTTCAGAATGATTACTTCGCCGGACCGCTGACGCTGCCTGATGGCGCGGCGGCGCTGGCCTGCGCCGAGGGGATGTTGGCCGCCGCCCGCGCTGCGGGCGCGCCGATCTTCCACATCGCCCACAGCATCGAAGGGGGGGCGTTGTTCGATCGCAGCGCCCATGGCGGCCAGATCGTCGATGCGCTGGCGCCGCGCGTCGGCGAGACGGTGATTGAAAAACCGCTGCCCAACTCCTTTGCCGGGACGCAATTGGGGGCGGCGCTCAAAGCCACCGGACGGGATCAGATCATTGTGGCGGGGTTGATGACTCACATGTGCGTGAGCGCCACCACGCGGGCGGCGTTGGATCATGGATTTTTGACCACTATTGAGGCCAATGCGTGCGCCACGCGGGATCTGCCCGATGGCGAGGGCGGGGTGGTGAGCGCGCAGGCGCTGCACAGTGCGGAGCTGGCGGCGCTGTCAGACCGCTTCGCCATTGTGGTGCGTAACCACGATTGGACGATCTGA
- the purF gene encoding amidophosphoribosyltransferase: MEPLLDDDHFHDECGVFGVYNHSEAANLVYLGLYALQHRGQEAAGIVSVDDRIFHVSRGSGLVADIFKAREMERLKGRQSIGHVRYSTAGGSINVRNRQPLVVDSADGGLAFAHNGNLVNGVEMRRMLERRGSIFQSTMDTEVIVHLTALSRKQTFPERLVEALKQVRGAYALTAMDENLIIGVRDPSGFRPLCLGKIGDDCWILSSETCALDLIEAEFVRDVEPGEMVVIGPNGLESYFPFEKKARSLCVFEFIYFARPDSTIDGISVYEARKRIGAALARENPVEADVVVPVPDSGVAAAMGYAQESGIPFELGIIRNHYVGRTFIEPEQKIRHFGVKIKLNANPMALKGKRVILVDDSVVRGTTSRKIVKMVRAAGAKEVHMRISSPPTAYPCYYGIDTPTRAELLASSHSVEEMCQHITADSLQFITLPGLYQAVNGGPPESFCDACFSGDYPIPFSAHDEGGQLTLLQEA, translated from the coding sequence TTGGAACCGCTGCTTGACGATGACCATTTTCACGATGAGTGCGGCGTTTTTGGCGTGTACAACCACTCCGAAGCGGCCAATCTGGTCTATCTGGGGCTCTACGCCCTGCAACATCGCGGACAGGAGGCGGCGGGCATCGTCTCGGTGGATGACCGCATCTTCCACGTCTCGCGCGGTTCGGGACTGGTGGCGGACATCTTCAAAGCGCGGGAGATGGAGCGCCTGAAGGGGCGTCAATCCATCGGTCACGTGCGCTACTCCACCGCCGGCGGCAGCATCAACGTGCGCAACCGCCAACCCCTGGTGGTGGACTCCGCCGACGGCGGTCTGGCCTTCGCCCACAACGGCAATCTGGTCAACGGCGTGGAGATGCGCCGCATGCTCGAACGCCGCGGCTCCATCTTTCAATCCACCATGGACACCGAGGTGATCGTTCACCTCACCGCCCTGTCGCGCAAACAGACCTTCCCCGAACGGCTGGTCGAAGCGCTGAAACAGGTGCGCGGCGCCTACGCCCTGACCGCCATGGATGAGAACCTCATCATCGGCGTGCGCGACCCCAGCGGCTTCCGTCCGCTGTGTCTGGGTAAAATCGGCGACGACTGCTGGATTCTCTCTTCGGAAACCTGTGCGCTGGATCTGATCGAAGCGGAGTTCGTGCGCGACGTGGAGCCCGGCGAGATGGTGGTGATCGGCCCCAACGGGCTGGAGTCCTACTTCCCGTTCGAGAAGAAGGCGCGCTCACTGTGCGTGTTCGAGTTCATCTACTTCGCCCGTCCCGACTCCACCATCGACGGCATCAGCGTATATGAAGCGCGCAAGCGCATCGGCGCGGCGCTGGCGCGGGAGAACCCGGTGGAGGCCGATGTGGTGGTGCCGGTGCCCGACTCCGGCGTGGCCGCGGCCATGGGCTATGCGCAGGAGTCCGGCATTCCGTTTGAGCTGGGCATCATCCGCAACCACTATGTGGGGCGCACCTTCATTGAGCCCGAGCAGAAGATCCGCCACTTTGGCGTGAAGATCAAACTCAACGCCAACCCCATGGCGCTCAAGGGCAAACGGGTGATTCTGGTGGACGACTCGGTGGTGCGCGGCACCACCAGCCGCAAAATCGTCAAGATGGTGCGCGCCGCCGGGGCCAAAGAGGTGCACATGCGCATCTCCTCGCCGCCCACCGCCTACCCCTGCTACTACGGCATCGACACCCCCACCCGCGCCGAGTTGCTGGCCTCCTCCCACAGCGTGGAGGAGATGTGCCAACACATCACCGCTGATTCGCTGCAGTTCATCACCCTGCCGGGGCTGTATCAAGCGGTCAACGGCGGGCCGCCGGAGAGCTTCTGCGACGCCTGCTTCTCCGGCGACTACCCGATCCCCTTCTCCGCCCACGACGAGGGCGGGCAGTTGACCCTGTTGCAGGAAGCCTAA
- a CDS encoding CvpA family protein, which yields MIWFDYALLFIFGAALLMAYNRGAIREAAALGGWVIAFALTTFLSGPAAAHLADYIADPLILRAVALFGVLMISLLLTAGISYLLQRLRDSGRLTWKARTLGMSLSLVRAIVIIIVGITASIPFGGPPQEMLRRSVLAKPFVDGALFLAEHQPVDSALRPSDNGRERLHVDGSAPSPWRLSRPFGEAPEAEAAQPTAADNRRLERLMRELNRN from the coding sequence ATGATCTGGTTCGATTACGCCCTGCTGTTTATCTTTGGCGCGGCGCTGCTGATGGCCTACAATCGCGGCGCGATCCGCGAGGCGGCGGCGCTGGGCGGATGGGTCATCGCCTTTGCCCTGACCACCTTTTTATCGGGTCCGGCGGCGGCGCATCTGGCCGACTACATCGCCGATCCCCTTATCTTGCGCGCGGTGGCTCTGTTCGGCGTGCTGATGATCTCCCTGTTGCTCACGGCGGGGATCAGCTATCTTCTGCAACGACTGCGCGACAGCGGCCGGTTGACGTGGAAAGCGCGCACGTTGGGGATGAGCTTGTCTCTGGTTCGTGCTATAGTCATCATCATCGTCGGCATCACCGCATCGATTCCCTTTGGCGGCCCGCCGCAGGAGATGCTGCGCCGTTCGGTGCTGGCCAAGCCGTTTGTGGACGGCGCGCTGTTTTTGGCCGAGCATCAACCGGTGGATTCCGCCCTGCGTCCCAGCGATAATGGTCGCGAACGGCTGCATGTGGATGGCTCCGCGCCCTCCCCCTGGCGACTGTCTCGGCCGTTTGGCGAAGCGCCTGAAGCCGAAGCGGCGCAACCCACAGCGGCGGACAATCGCCGCTTGGAGCGCCTGATGCGCGAGTTGAACCGTAACTGA
- the radA gene encoding DNA repair protein RadA yields the protein MARDKQRFVCSDCGADFAQWQGRCSACGAWNTLKSFTPASGGGKRASPAAAPAAGGAGVNKPQPLSAVASQGETRIRTGIGELDRVLGGGLVPGCALLLAGDPGIGKSTLLMGAMAQLARGRKTLYVSGEESLAQIKMRAERMQIGGDGFDVLMETRLENIEQAIIETEPAVLCLDSIQTVASDDLPAAAGTVTQVRECAQRLIAAAKMRGMALFLVGHVTKEGQIAGPRVLEHMVDTVLYFEGERGHSYRILRAVKNRFGAANEIGVFEMRDVGLAEVDNPSELFLSERVQGAAGSVVFAGLEGTRPVLIEIQSLVAPSPLPQPRRTAIGFDVNRLAMLTAVLEKRLGLGLFNHDIFLNVAGGFRVTEPAADLAVAVSLYASLRNMSADRGLVIVGEVGLGGETRAVSHIATRLKEAEKLGFNRCLLPDKSMKNLPSPGAMRLEGVASVEEAIERFDV from the coding sequence ATGGCCCGCGATAAACAGCGATTCGTCTGTAGCGACTGCGGCGCCGACTTCGCCCAGTGGCAGGGGCGCTGTTCCGCCTGCGGCGCGTGGAACACGCTCAAATCGTTTACGCCCGCCTCTGGCGGCGGCAAGCGCGCTTCCCCCGCTGCCGCGCCCGCCGCCGGAGGCGCTGGCGTGAATAAACCCCAGCCCCTGAGCGCGGTGGCCAGCCAAGGCGAAACGCGCATCCGCACCGGCATCGGCGAATTGGACCGCGTGCTGGGCGGCGGCCTCGTGCCCGGCTGCGCGCTGCTGCTGGCGGGCGACCCCGGCATCGGCAAATCCACCCTGCTCATGGGCGCCATGGCGCAACTGGCGCGCGGTCGCAAAACCCTCTATGTCTCCGGCGAGGAGTCGTTGGCGCAGATCAAAATGCGCGCCGAGCGCATGCAGATCGGCGGCGACGGCTTCGACGTGCTGATGGAGACGCGCCTGGAGAACATCGAACAGGCCATCATCGAGACCGAACCGGCGGTGTTGTGCCTGGATTCGATCCAGACCGTGGCCAGCGACGACCTGCCCGCCGCGGCGGGAACCGTGACTCAGGTGCGCGAGTGCGCGCAGCGACTCATTGCAGCGGCGAAAATGCGCGGTATGGCGCTGTTCCTGGTGGGTCATGTCACCAAAGAGGGGCAGATCGCCGGGCCCCGGGTGCTGGAGCACATGGTGGACACCGTGCTCTACTTCGAGGGCGAGCGCGGCCATAGCTATCGGATTCTGCGCGCGGTGAAGAACCGCTTCGGCGCCGCCAATGAGATCGGCGTGTTCGAAATGCGCGATGTTGGTCTGGCGGAAGTGGACAACCCGTCGGAGCTGTTCCTCTCCGAGCGGGTGCAGGGCGCCGCCGGGTCGGTGGTGTTCGCCGGGCTGGAGGGCACGCGCCCGGTATTGATCGAAATTCAGTCGCTGGTGGCGCCCAGTCCGCTGCCGCAGCCGCGCCGCACCGCCATCGGCTTTGACGTCAACCGGCTGGCCATGCTCACGGCGGTGTTGGAGAAGCGCTTGGGGTTGGGACTGTTCAACCACGACATCTTTCTTAACGTGGCCGGAGGGTTTCGCGTCACCGAACCGGCGGCGGACTTGGCGGTGGCGGTGTCGCTCTACGCCAGTCTGCGCAACATGAGCGCCGATCGCGGTTTGGTGATTGTCGGCGAAGTGGGATTGGGCGGCGAGACCCGTGCGGTGTCGCACATCGCCACGCGACTGAAAGAGGCGGAGAAGCTGGGTTTCAACCGCTGTCTACTGCCGGACAAGAGCATGAAGAACCTGCCCAGCCCCGGGGCGATGCGTTTGGAAGGGGTGGCGTCGGTGGAAGAGGCGATTGAGCGATTCGACGTGTGA
- a CDS encoding SPOR domain-containing protein, whose product MGAPKTRKASASARANQVVNTPTCYSEEWGDGVSPDSARMAMITRDLDWSAVNGRRMDGKKLLRIGGMALLGLTALWALTAKQGFAAPSPYTMQKVHFGPLANDAGLWRPVRPEAEIHLAMAHPNAAAEVISDAAFSYAPPVRAGSAIVAQADTAAKSPKAGPTGSLMHISYGVPDALPAREEGRFLTLCGSFSNTLNAVRVQERLRNYGIPTQLKLDDSFSPPMTHVLLGPYATRKTAAAAARYVRAKSGLDTDYIMAASKLSLDEYEQMVAAAEPTLRPIPLAQPTPKRRPTQLAKKSAPTPVKAEVTVAKAAAAPEVAAETTQTPITLAHHNTPVPDAHDDDASPAPNDEDAAGQSAADGELELGLSAAELQDSPPFEAQMATPPEFFPQMAPGPFVVLAGTFANSDNALRAHKLLAQHGIPDRLKMVSMGGKDHTHVVVGPFATRDDAFAASQVIMDSTGLSASYLKVN is encoded by the coding sequence ATGGGCGCACCCAAAACGCGCAAAGCAAGCGCCTCGGCGCGAGCGAATCAAGTTGTCAACACACCCACTTGCTACAGCGAGGAGTGGGGCGATGGCGTCTCGCCCGATAGCGCGCGCATGGCCATGATTACCCGCGACCTGGATTGGAGCGCGGTCAACGGACGCCGCATGGATGGCAAAAAACTGCTGCGCATTGGCGGCATGGCGCTGCTGGGCCTGACCGCTCTGTGGGCGCTCACGGCCAAACAGGGATTCGCCGCGCCCAGCCCCTATACGATGCAGAAGGTCCACTTCGGCCCGCTGGCCAATGACGCCGGACTGTGGCGTCCGGTGCGGCCCGAAGCGGAGATTCACCTGGCCATGGCGCATCCCAACGCCGCCGCCGAAGTGATCTCCGACGCTGCGTTCAGCTATGCCCCGCCCGTCCGCGCCGGGTCGGCCATTGTGGCCCAGGCCGACACCGCCGCCAAGAGCCCCAAAGCGGGCCCGACGGGGAGCCTGATGCACATCTCCTACGGCGTGCCCGATGCGTTGCCCGCCCGGGAAGAGGGGCGTTTTCTCACCCTGTGCGGCTCCTTCTCCAACACCCTGAACGCGGTGCGCGTGCAGGAGCGTCTGCGCAACTACGGCATTCCCACGCAGTTGAAGCTGGACGACTCCTTTTCGCCGCCCATGACCCACGTGCTGTTGGGCCCCTACGCCACCCGCAAAACAGCGGCGGCGGCGGCGCGTTACGTGCGCGCCAAGAGCGGTCTGGATACCGACTACATCATGGCCGCCAGCAAGTTGAGCCTGGATGAGTATGAACAGATGGTGGCCGCCGCCGAGCCGACCCTGCGCCCGATTCCTCTGGCGCAGCCGACGCCCAAGCGCCGTCCGACGCAGTTGGCGAAAAAGAGCGCGCCCACGCCGGTAAAAGCCGAGGTTACGGTGGCCAAAGCCGCCGCCGCGCCTGAAGTCGCCGCCGAGACCACGCAGACGCCCATCACCCTGGCGCACCATAACACGCCGGTTCCCGACGCCCACGATGACGACGCCTCCCCCGCGCCCAACGACGAGGACGCCGCCGGACAGAGCGCCGCCGATGGCGAGCTGGAGTTGGGCCTGAGCGCCGCCGAGCTGCAGGACAGCCCGCCGTTTGAAGCGCAGATGGCCACGCCGCCGGAGTTCTTCCCGCAGATGGCCCCGGGGCCGTTCGTGGTGCTGGCGGGCACCTTCGCCAACTCCGACAACGCCCTGCGCGCACACAAACTGTTGGCGCAACATGGGATCCCTGATCGCCTGAAAATGGTGAGCATGGGCGGCAAGGATCACACTCATGTGGTGGTGGGTCCGTTCGCCACCCGCGACGACGCCTTCGCCGCCTCCCAGGTGATTATGGACTCCACCGGGCTGTCGGCCAGTTATTTGAAGGTCAATTGA
- a CDS encoding histidine phosphatase family protein codes for MRALPTLLVVLTSLFVSPAAVLAAAEFKTPSLHALQKGGLVIFLRHAISDRSQNDASNGSADDCATQRNLSQQGRAQAVRIGQAIKDLGIPIAEVLSSPYCRCRDTAQLAFGSAKMKVQEFLHFAIGLSKQGRMQAADALRALLSAKVAPGGNRVIVSHNSNLREAAAIWPKPEGVAYVFRPLGDGFEVVGRIAPDQWRQLEQGL; via the coding sequence ATGCGCGCCTTGCCGACGCTGTTGGTTGTTCTGACCAGCCTGTTTGTCTCGCCCGCTGCTGTTCTGGCCGCCGCCGAATTCAAAACGCCAAGTTTACACGCCCTGCAAAAGGGGGGGCTGGTGATCTTCCTGCGTCATGCCATCAGTGATCGCAGCCAGAATGACGCCAGCAACGGCTCTGCCGACGATTGCGCCACGCAACGCAACCTCTCCCAACAGGGGCGCGCGCAAGCCGTGCGCATCGGCCAAGCCATCAAGGATCTGGGCATTCCCATCGCGGAAGTGTTGAGCAGTCCCTATTGCCGTTGCCGCGACACCGCCCAGCTGGCGTTTGGGAGCGCCAAAATGAAAGTGCAGGAGTTTCTGCACTTTGCCATTGGGTTGTCCAAGCAGGGGCGTATGCAGGCCGCCGATGCGCTGCGCGCGCTGCTCTCGGCCAAAGTCGCGCCCGGCGGCAATCGCGTCATTGTCTCGCACAATAGCAATCTGCGCGAAGCCGCCGCCATCTGGCCCAAGCCCGAAGGCGTGGCGTATGTGTTTCGCCCCTTGGGTGACGGATTTGAAGTGGTGGGACGCATCGCGCCCGACCAGTGGCGTCAACTTGAGCAGGGTTTGTGA